Proteins from one Nakamurella multipartita DSM 44233 genomic window:
- the tatC gene encoding twin-arginine translocase subunit TatC, giving the protein MRVFGRTVPSLRLRRGRPPKSPDGTMPLMSHLHELRRRLFVATLGILLGTVVGFIWFGHGIPAIGLPSLSEILTGPYCAVPSTERYDFGSADQCKLLATGPFSALELQLKSALIAGVVLSVPIWLYQLWAFVTPALYSKERKYAIIFVSAGAVLFVAGAVLAYVVIREGLTVLLSFGGEATITALTPDSYFSFLIAMLIIFGVSFELPLLLIMLNRIGVVSGAKLAAWRRYALFGLTVFAGLVVPGNDPITMLALAVSLALLYELSVQVAKVHDRRARRQEERRELSDDEATPLSDLPVGVAANPAAATDTVVAPVPAPAPVPAPQPMPGRAAPTARRPYDDLGDVT; this is encoded by the coding sequence GTGCGCGTGTTCGGACGGACGGTGCCCAGTCTTCGGCTGCGCCGGGGCCGACCGCCGAAGTCGCCCGACGGCACCATGCCGCTGATGTCGCACCTGCACGAGCTGCGCCGCCGGCTGTTCGTGGCCACCCTGGGCATCCTGCTGGGCACCGTCGTCGGCTTCATCTGGTTCGGGCACGGCATCCCGGCCATCGGGCTGCCCAGCCTGTCGGAGATCCTGACCGGGCCCTACTGCGCCGTCCCGTCCACCGAGCGGTACGACTTCGGCAGCGCCGACCAGTGCAAGCTGCTGGCCACCGGTCCATTCTCGGCGTTGGAGCTGCAGCTCAAGTCGGCGCTGATCGCCGGGGTGGTGCTCTCGGTACCGATCTGGCTCTACCAGCTGTGGGCGTTCGTCACCCCGGCCCTGTACAGCAAGGAACGCAAGTACGCGATCATCTTCGTCAGCGCCGGCGCGGTCCTGTTCGTCGCCGGCGCCGTGCTGGCCTACGTGGTGATCCGCGAGGGCCTGACCGTGCTGCTGAGCTTCGGTGGCGAGGCCACCATCACCGCGTTGACCCCGGACAGCTACTTCTCATTCCTGATCGCCATGCTGATCATCTTCGGCGTGTCCTTCGAGCTGCCGCTGCTGCTGATCATGCTCAACCGCATCGGCGTGGTCTCCGGGGCCAAGCTGGCCGCCTGGCGCCGGTACGCGCTGTTCGGGCTGACCGTGTTCGCCGGGCTCGTCGTGCCGGGCAACGACCCGATCACCATGCTGGCGCTGGCCGTCTCGCTGGCCCTGCTCTATGAGCTGTCCGTGCAGGTGGCCAAGGTGCACGACCGCCGGGCTCGGCGCCAGGAGGAGCGGCGCGAGCTGTCCGACGACGAGGCCACCCCGCTGTCCGACTTGCCGGTCGGCGTCGCCGCGAACCCGGCTGCCGCCACCGACACTGTGGTCGCGCCGGTGCCCGCGCCCGCCCCGGTGCCGGCTCCGCAGCCGATGCCCGGGCGAGCGGCTCCCACAGCCCGCCGGCCCTACGACGACCTCGGCGACGTGACCTGA
- a CDS encoding helix-turn-helix transcriptional regulator has protein sequence MSAGTANENAQDRLARMLSLVPYISRRPGVSIAELAREFAVSRAQISADLDLLMVCGLPGYYPDDLIDVVLDDDGGTVSITFDAGIERPVRLTADEAQALLVALRALAETPGLVETDAVDSALAKLEQLDRQAAESTGAVRVVAADPAPQLGTVRDALDRSRRLWMRYYTASRDTVTERTVDPLRILVTDGHAYLEAYCHLARAIRHFRIDRIEAAQVLDEPAQGSLWVDSQVPDRIFHPDPAVPPVELVLTGGARWVAEYYPVETVTPLPASQAGVRVTLHAGNDDWLTRLVLSLGGDAVVTNRPEVTELVARRAEQALAAYQSD, from the coding sequence ATGAGCGCCGGCACCGCCAACGAGAACGCCCAGGACCGGCTGGCCCGGATGCTGTCACTGGTGCCCTACATCTCCCGCCGGCCCGGGGTGAGCATCGCCGAGCTGGCCCGCGAGTTCGCGGTCAGCCGCGCGCAGATCAGCGCCGACCTGGACCTGCTGATGGTCTGCGGGCTGCCCGGCTACTACCCCGACGACCTGATCGACGTCGTCCTGGACGACGACGGCGGCACAGTCTCCATCACCTTCGACGCCGGCATCGAGCGGCCGGTCCGGCTCACCGCCGACGAGGCCCAGGCCCTGCTGGTGGCGCTGCGGGCGCTGGCCGAGACCCCCGGCCTGGTGGAGACCGACGCCGTCGACTCGGCGCTGGCCAAGCTCGAGCAGCTGGACCGGCAGGCGGCCGAATCGACCGGCGCCGTCCGGGTGGTGGCGGCCGACCCGGCCCCGCAGCTGGGCACCGTGCGCGACGCCCTGGACCGGTCCCGGCGGTTGTGGATGCGGTACTACACCGCCTCCCGGGACACCGTCACCGAACGCACCGTCGACCCGTTGCGCATCCTGGTCACCGACGGGCACGCCTACCTGGAGGCCTACTGCCACCTGGCCCGGGCCATCCGGCACTTCCGCATCGACCGGATCGAGGCGGCCCAGGTGCTGGACGAACCGGCCCAGGGCAGCCTGTGGGTCGACTCGCAGGTGCCCGACCGGATCTTCCACCCCGACCCGGCCGTGCCGCCGGTCGAGCTGGTCCTGACCGGAGGAGCGCGTTGGGTGGCCGAGTACTACCCGGTCGAGACGGTCACCCCGTTGCCGGCGTCGCAGGCCGGCGTCCGGGTCACCCTGCACGCCGGCAACGACGACTGGCTGACCCGGCTGGTCCTCTCGCTCGGTGGGGACGCGGTGGTGACCAACCGGCCCGAGGTGACCGAGCTGGTCGCCCGGCGGGCCGAACAGGCCCTGGCCGCCTACCAGAGCGACTGA
- a CDS encoding potassium channel family protein, translating into MRTPARYEDLTPRQRKRIAIMLIARSLLWAIVLVAAYFLLPLKEPAGTGLIVLVVGVLALALVLAWQIRAIVGSPFPRLRAFETLTIGVPLLLIIFATGYFLISQGDPSTFSQPLDRVGALYFTITVFSTVGFGDITPVGNLPRILVSLQMLLNLAVFGLVAKLIFGAVEMNLRRRAPAAAPSDPESTAP; encoded by the coding sequence ATGCGCACGCCTGCCCGCTATGAGGACCTCACCCCCCGGCAGCGGAAGCGGATCGCGATCATGCTGATCGCCCGTTCCCTGCTGTGGGCGATCGTCCTGGTCGCCGCGTACTTCCTGCTGCCGCTCAAGGAACCCGCCGGCACCGGTCTGATCGTGCTGGTCGTCGGGGTCCTGGCCCTGGCCCTGGTGCTGGCCTGGCAGATCCGGGCCATCGTCGGCTCGCCGTTTCCCCGGTTGCGGGCGTTCGAGACGTTGACGATCGGGGTGCCGTTGCTGCTGATCATCTTCGCCACCGGCTACTTCCTGATCTCGCAGGGCGATCCGAGCACCTTCTCCCAGCCGCTGGACCGGGTCGGCGCGCTGTACTTCACCATCACCGTGTTCTCCACCGTCGGCTTCGGCGACATCACCCCGGTCGGCAACCTGCCCCGGATCCTGGTCAGCCTGCAGATGCTGCTGAACCTGGCGGTGTTCGGCCTGGTCGCCAAACTGATCTTCGGTGCGGTGGAGATGAACCTGCGCCGACGGGCCCCGGCCGCCGCGCCGAGCGATCCGGAGTCCACCGCTCCGTAA
- a CDS encoding hemolysin family protein encodes MTTEWLLLGLVVVLLAASAFFVAAEFALIAARRTVVEPMAVNSARARSTLKAMEHVSLMMACAQLGITLCGVLLGALGEPAVAALLEPVFHALGVPEAWLHPVSLVIALLLVVSAHVAFGEMVPKNIAIADPERTALALAPALRAIATGIGPIIRTLNWFANSVVKLTGREPKDEVASAFTREEVAELVAESRREGLLDADEHQLITSALGFDTSLVSSVMVPVTEVESVDEQVTPAEIERMCARTGFSRFPIDRVDDSARGFAGYLHIRDVVDIPADRRDEPVPPERIRELPAVAPGTDLRTALDRMRRIGAHLAQVVAPVPGAGDGPDLVADAERPVLGVVMLEDVIEALIGEVQDATRRTPGRSAPPGERSEA; translated from the coding sequence ATGACCACCGAATGGTTGCTGCTCGGGCTGGTCGTCGTGCTGCTCGCGGCCAGCGCGTTCTTCGTCGCCGCCGAATTCGCCCTGATCGCGGCCCGGCGGACCGTCGTCGAGCCGATGGCGGTGAACAGCGCCCGGGCCCGCTCCACGCTCAAGGCGATGGAGCACGTGTCGCTGATGATGGCCTGCGCGCAGCTGGGCATCACCCTGTGCGGGGTGCTGCTCGGCGCCCTGGGCGAACCGGCCGTGGCCGCGCTGCTGGAACCGGTGTTCCATGCCCTGGGCGTGCCCGAGGCCTGGCTGCACCCGGTCTCCCTGGTGATCGCCCTGCTGCTGGTGGTCTCCGCGCACGTGGCCTTCGGCGAGATGGTGCCCAAGAACATCGCCATCGCCGATCCGGAGCGCACCGCGCTGGCCCTTGCCCCGGCGCTGCGGGCGATCGCCACCGGCATCGGGCCGATCATCCGGACGCTGAACTGGTTCGCCAACTCGGTGGTCAAGCTGACCGGCCGCGAACCCAAGGACGAGGTGGCCTCGGCGTTCACCCGCGAGGAGGTCGCCGAGCTGGTCGCCGAGTCCCGGCGCGAGGGGCTGCTGGACGCCGACGAGCACCAGCTGATCACGTCCGCGCTGGGCTTCGACACCTCGCTGGTCTCCTCGGTGATGGTGCCGGTCACCGAGGTCGAATCGGTGGACGAGCAGGTCACCCCGGCCGAGATCGAGCGGATGTGCGCCCGGACCGGTTTCTCCCGCTTCCCGATCGACCGGGTCGACGACTCGGCCCGGGGCTTCGCCGGGTACCTGCACATCCGCGACGTCGTCGACATCCCGGCCGACCGGCGGGACGAGCCGGTGCCGCCGGAACGCATCCGGGAGCTGCCCGCGGTGGCGCCCGGCACCGACCTGCGGACCGCGCTTGACCGGATGCGGCGCATCGGCGCGCACCTCGCGCAGGTCGTCGCACCCGTGCCCGGGGCCGGCGACGGGCCGGACCTGGTGGCCGACGCCGAGCGTCCGGTCCTGGGCGTGGTGATGCTCGAAGACGTCATCGAGGCCCTGATCGGCGAGGTCCAGGACGCGACCCGCCGCACCCCCGGGCGGTCGGCGCCACCGGGCGAGCGGTCCGAGGCATAA
- a CDS encoding helix-turn-helix transcriptional regulator: MVTVKAAKAERLLNLVIALLNAPSFRTAAWIRQKVAGYGDAPTEEAFLRTFERDKKELRELGIPLQTPPNGADGYRIPRSEFALPPLSFTPAETAALALAGRLWETTALGAAGSGALRKIRDADAGDGSVETGTDASSEDPGEGGPDGAVQTLLQPRVRTSDPSFEPMLAAVRAQRAVEFDYRKDPGGPAEPRRLQPWGLVSFRGRWYVIGHDEIRGERRTFRLSRIAGELRPVRRGPAVRPPAGLDLLAAVAATVRRPVADRQAVLRVRAGVAAGLRRTAVTVTPIDQAPGWDRVQVPLGPLWDTARLLAGHGPDVVVESPADLVEATVTLLTGSLRAMRARTGQAPGPTPDEAPLFDERDSE; this comes from the coding sequence GTGGTGACGGTGAAGGCGGCGAAGGCGGAGCGCCTGCTCAACCTGGTGATCGCCCTCCTCAACGCACCCAGCTTCCGGACGGCGGCCTGGATCCGGCAGAAGGTGGCCGGCTACGGTGACGCGCCGACCGAGGAAGCGTTCCTGCGCACCTTCGAACGGGACAAGAAGGAGCTGCGCGAGCTGGGCATCCCGCTGCAGACGCCGCCCAACGGCGCCGACGGGTACCGGATTCCCCGCAGCGAGTTCGCGTTGCCGCCGCTGTCCTTCACCCCGGCCGAGACCGCCGCCCTGGCCCTGGCCGGCCGGCTGTGGGAGACGACCGCGCTGGGGGCTGCCGGGTCCGGGGCGCTGCGCAAGATCCGGGACGCCGACGCGGGCGACGGCTCGGTCGAGACCGGGACCGACGCATCGTCCGAGGATCCGGGCGAGGGCGGCCCGGACGGCGCCGTGCAGACCCTGCTGCAACCGCGGGTGCGCACCTCCGACCCCTCCTTCGAGCCCATGCTGGCCGCGGTCCGGGCCCAGCGCGCGGTCGAGTTCGACTACCGCAAGGACCCGGGCGGCCCGGCCGAACCGCGCCGGCTGCAGCCGTGGGGCCTGGTCTCCTTCCGCGGCCGCTGGTACGTGATCGGGCACGACGAGATCCGCGGTGAGCGACGCACGTTCCGGCTGTCCCGGATCGCCGGCGAGCTGCGGCCGGTCCGGCGGGGGCCGGCGGTCCGGCCACCGGCCGGGCTGGACCTGCTCGCCGCGGTCGCCGCGACCGTCCGCCGGCCGGTCGCCGACCGGCAGGCCGTGCTGCGGGTGCGGGCCGGCGTCGCGGCCGGTTTGCGGCGCACCGCCGTGACGGTCACGCCGATCGACCAGGCGCCGGGCTGGGATCGGGTCCAGGTGCCGCTGGGGCCGCTGTGGGACACCGCCCGGCTCCTCGCCGGGCACGGACCGGACGTCGTGGTCGAGAGCCCGGCCGATCTCGTCGAGGCGACCGTCACCCTGCTGACCGGCAGCCTGCGGGCGATGCGGGCGCGCACCGGGCAGGCCCCGGGCCCGACGCCGGACGAGGCGCCGCTGTTCGACGAGCGGGACAGCGAATGA
- the pafA gene encoding Pup--protein ligase, whose amino-acid sequence MQRRIMGIETEFGITCTFHGQRRLSPDEVARYLFRRVVSWGRSSNVFLRNGSRLYLDVGSHPEYATAECDELPVLIAHDKAGERILQDLVVDAETRLAEEGIGGDIYLFKNNTDSAGNSYGCHENFLIARGGEFAKIADGLIPFLVTRQLIAGAGKVLQSPRGASYCLSQRADHIWEGVSSATTRSRPIINTRDEPHADAERYRRLHVIVGDSNMSETTTLLKVGTAALVLEMIESGVPMRDFTFENPIRAIREISHDTTGRKAVRLAGGGDISALDAQTEYYEKAAAFVANRGTDPVTHQVLDLWRRTLEAVQTQDFTKVDTEIDWIIKKKLIDAYAAKHGLDLTHPRIAQLDLTYHDVRPGRGLHSLLAARGRAARVVTDGQITTAMTVPPQTTRARLRGEFVAAAQDAGRDYTVDWVHLKLNDQAQRTVLLKDPFRSTDDRVTKLIEAM is encoded by the coding sequence ATGCAGCGTCGGATCATGGGCATCGAGACCGAGTTCGGCATCACCTGTACCTTCCACGGGCAACGCCGGTTGAGCCCGGACGAGGTGGCCAGATACCTGTTCCGGCGGGTGGTGTCGTGGGGCCGCTCGTCCAACGTGTTCCTGCGCAACGGCTCACGGCTGTACCTGGACGTGGGCTCGCACCCGGAGTACGCGACCGCCGAATGCGACGAGCTGCCGGTGCTGATCGCGCACGACAAGGCCGGCGAACGGATCCTGCAGGACCTGGTCGTCGACGCCGAGACCCGGCTGGCCGAAGAGGGCATCGGCGGGGACATCTACCTGTTCAAGAACAACACCGACTCGGCCGGCAACTCCTACGGCTGCCACGAGAACTTCCTGATCGCCCGGGGCGGCGAGTTCGCCAAGATCGCCGACGGGCTCATCCCGTTCCTGGTCACCCGGCAGCTGATCGCCGGCGCCGGCAAGGTGCTGCAGTCGCCGCGCGGTGCCTCGTACTGCCTGTCCCAGCGGGCCGACCACATCTGGGAGGGCGTCTCCTCGGCGACCACCCGGTCCCGGCCCATCATCAATACCCGCGACGAGCCGCACGCCGACGCCGAGCGGTACCGGCGGCTGCACGTGATCGTGGGCGACTCCAACATGAGCGAGACGACCACCCTGCTGAAGGTCGGCACCGCCGCGCTGGTGCTGGAGATGATCGAGTCCGGCGTGCCGATGCGCGACTTCACCTTCGAGAACCCCATCCGGGCCATCCGGGAGATCTCCCACGACACCACCGGCCGCAAGGCCGTCCGGCTGGCCGGCGGCGGCGACATCAGCGCCCTGGACGCGCAGACCGAGTACTACGAGAAGGCGGCCGCGTTCGTCGCCAACCGGGGCACCGACCCGGTCACCCACCAGGTGCTGGACCTGTGGCGGCGCACCCTGGAGGCGGTGCAGACCCAGGACTTCACCAAGGTCGACACCGAGATCGACTGGATCATCAAGAAGAAGCTGATCGATGCCTACGCGGCCAAGCACGGCCTGGACCTGACCCATCCCCGGATCGCCCAGCTCGACCTGACCTATCACGACGTGCGCCCCGGCCGGGGCCTGCACTCCCTGCTGGCCGCCCGCGGCCGGGCCGCGCGGGTCGTCACCGACGGGCAGATCACGACCGCGATGACGGTGCCGCCGCAGACCACCCGCGCCCGGCTGCGGGGCGAGTTCGTCGCCGCCGCCCAGGACGCCGGCCGCGACTACACCGTCGACTGGGTCCACCTCAAGCTCAACGACCAGGCCCAGCGGACGGTCCTGCTCAAGGACCCGTTCCGGTCCACCGACGACCGCGTCACCAAGCTGATCGAGGCCATGTAG